In Dama dama isolate Ldn47 chromosome 9, ASM3311817v1, whole genome shotgun sequence, the following proteins share a genomic window:
- the NRTN gene encoding neurturin → MQRWKAAALASVFCSSVLSIWMCREGLLLGHRLGPALAPLRRPPRTLDARIARLAQYRALLQGAPDAVELRELTPWAGRSPGPRRRAGLRRRRARARSGTRPCGLRELEVRVSELGLGYASEETVLFRYCAGACEAAARVYDLGLRRLRQRRRVRRERVRAQPCCRPTAYEDEVSFLDTHSRYHTVHELSARECACV, encoded by the exons ATGCAGCGCTGGAAGGCAGCGGCCCTGGCCTCGGTGTTCTGCAGCTCCGTGCTCTCCATCTGGATGTGTCGGGAGGGCCTGCTCCTCGGCCACCGCCTCGGACCTGCGCTGGCCCCCTTGCGCCGGCCGCCTCGCACCCTGGACGCCCGAATCGCCCGTCTGGCCCAGT ACCGTGCACTGCTGCAGGGCGCCCCGGACGCGGTGGAGCTTCGAGAACTGACGCCTTGGGCCGGGCGGTCCCCTGGTCCGCGCCGTCGGGCTGGGCTCCGGCGGCGACGCGCGCGTGCGCGATCGGGGACACGGCCGTGCGGGCTGCGCGAGCTCGAGGTGCGCGTGAGCGAGCTGGGCCTGGGCTACGCGTCCGAAGAGACAGTGCTGTTCCGCTACTGCGCAGGCGCGTGCGAGGCGGCCGCGCGCGTCTACGACCTGGGGCTGCGGCGCCTGCGCCAGCGGCGGCGAGTGCGGCGCGAGCGGGTGCGCGCTCAGCCCTGCTGCCGCCCGACGGCCTACGAGGACGAAGTGTCGTTTCTGGACACGCACAGTCGCTACCACACGGTCCACGAGCTGTCGGCGCGCGAGTGCGCCTGCGTGTGA